Proteins encoded within one genomic window of Hallerella porci:
- a CDS encoding Crp/Fnr family transcriptional regulator has translation MKQTDGNLQILCTLSDFEMFHSIKLEQLVEIIKFVSRLELDAGEILMEEGMVSDCFYLVESGDVEVYFSVPGQKNFLEACRVKTGSPVGEMALLEDDVHSARVMAKEASSVIKIESAPFLKYCNKHPEIGFIVMRNLAKLLCSRLRYTDQFLRHVASN, from the coding sequence ATGAAACAGACGGACGGAAATTTACAGATTCTTTGCACTCTCAGCGATTTTGAAATGTTCCATTCTATCAAGCTCGAACAGTTGGTAGAAATCATTAAATTCGTTTCGCGTTTAGAATTAGATGCGGGCGAAATTTTAATGGAAGAAGGAATGGTCAGCGATTGTTTTTACCTCGTCGAATCCGGCGATGTCGAAGTGTATTTTTCGGTGCCCGGACAAAAGAATTTTTTGGAAGCTTGCCGCGTCAAAACAGGCTCGCCTGTTGGTGAAATGGCACTTCTCGAAGATGATGTGCATTCCGCGCGGGTCATGGCAAAAGAAGCTTCGAGCGTCATCAAAATTGAAAGCGCTCCGTTTTTAAAATACTGCAACAAACATCCCGAAATCGGCTTTATCGTGATGCGCAATTTGGCAAAACTTTTGTGCAGTCGTTTGCGTTATACAGATCAGTTTTTGCGTCATGTCGCCTCAAATTAA
- a CDS encoding acyl-[acyl-carrier-protein] thioesterase, whose amino-acid sequence MEKEIEEYIFPVRFSDCDPRSRLRISAFLDFMEETAILDAEKNGYGIWKMVQNGYTSVISRLKLRINHFPRWGEKLHVSTWTKSIFNHKVLLRDYSILDDNFHIIAEATSSWLLVNLKTGRAEDPEQSPFLPELYPEKNAISENLELLEARENPQIILQKTAYYSDIDMNRHVNNCRYADWVFDALALDPELKNREVRSIQFNYIAGIAPGETVNLIRFENSNHHAFIFGVNANDPQKVHFQARIGIAGN is encoded by the coding sequence ATGGAAAAAGAAATCGAAGAATATATATTCCCCGTGCGCTTTTCGGATTGTGATCCGCGGAGTCGTTTACGCATTTCGGCGTTTCTCGATTTTATGGAAGAAACGGCGATTCTCGATGCCGAAAAAAATGGCTACGGCATTTGGAAAATGGTGCAGAACGGTTACACTTCGGTGATTTCGCGTTTAAAATTACGCATCAATCATTTTCCGCGTTGGGGCGAAAAATTGCATGTTTCCACGTGGACGAAATCCATTTTTAATCACAAAGTTTTGCTGCGGGATTATTCAATTTTAGACGATAATTTTCACATCATCGCCGAAGCGACTTCGTCGTGGTTGCTTGTCAATTTGAAAACGGGCCGCGCCGAAGATCCAGAACAAAGTCCATTTTTGCCCGAATTGTATCCCGAAAAAAATGCGATTTCCGAAAATTTGGAACTTCTCGAAGCCCGTGAAAATCCGCAGATAATTTTGCAGAAAACCGCATACTATTCGGATATCGATATGAATCGCCACGTCAACAACTGCCGCTATGCGGACTGGGTTTTTGATGCGCTTGCGTTAGATCCCGAACTCAAAAATCGCGAAGTGCGTTCCATTCAATTTAATTATATCGCAGGAATTGCTCCCGGCGAAACGGTAAATTTAATCCGCTTTGAAAATTCGAATCATCACGCTTTCATTTTTGGTGTCAACGCAAATGACCCGCAAAAAGTGCATTTCCAAGCGCGAATTGGTATCGCTGGCAATTAA
- the rfbA gene encoding glucose-1-phosphate thymidylyltransferase RfbA, protein MKGIVLAGGSGTRLYPLTMVTSKQLLPVYDKPMIYYPLSTLMLAGIRDILIISTPSDLPNFERLLGDGSAMGIHLSYQVQPSPDGLAQAFILGEEFIDGDACAMVLGDNIFYGNGFSPLLKAAVKNAENGRASVFGYYVEDPERFGVVEFDDSGKVISVEEKPKEPKSNYAITGLYFYDHRASQFAKNQKPSARGELEITDLNKTYLERGELDVKLLGRGFAWLDTGTMDSLNEAGNFVKMVESRQGIQISAVEEIAFINGWITREKLLESAEKYGKSPYGLHLRKVADGKIHY, encoded by the coding sequence ATGAAAGGAATTGTTCTCGCCGGAGGATCCGGAACAAGACTTTACCCGTTGACGATGGTAACGAGTAAACAGCTTTTGCCTGTTTACGATAAACCGATGATTTATTATCCGCTTTCGACGTTAATGCTCGCGGGAATTCGCGACATTCTCATCATTTCAACGCCGTCGGATTTGCCTAATTTTGAGCGTCTTTTAGGAGACGGCTCGGCGATGGGAATTCACCTTTCTTATCAAGTGCAGCCGAGTCCCGATGGACTTGCGCAAGCTTTTATTTTGGGCGAAGAATTTATCGATGGCGATGCGTGCGCCATGGTTCTCGGCGATAATATTTTTTACGGAAATGGTTTTAGTCCGCTTTTAAAAGCGGCGGTGAAAAATGCGGAAAACGGACGCGCTAGCGTGTTCGGCTATTACGTCGAAGATCCAGAACGTTTTGGCGTCGTCGAATTTGATGATTCGGGAAAAGTCATTTCGGTCGAAGAAAAACCGAAAGAACCGAAAAGCAATTATGCGATTACGGGATTATATTTTTACGATCATCGCGCTTCGCAATTTGCAAAAAATCAAAAACCGAGCGCTCGCGGTGAACTTGAAATTACCGATTTGAACAAGACATATTTGGAACGCGGCGAATTGGATGTAAAACTTCTCGGACGCGGATTTGCTTGGCTCGATACCGGCACAATGGACTCGTTAAATGAAGCGGGAAATTTTGTGAAAATGGTTGAAAGTCGTCAAGGAATTCAGATTAGCGCAGTCGAAGAAATCGCATTCATCAACGGTTGGATTACGCGGGAAAAACTTTTGGAATCGGCAGAAAAATATGGCAAATCGCCATACGGTTTGCATTTGCGAAAAGTCGCCGATGGGAAAATTCACTATTAA
- a CDS encoding dTDP-glucose 4,6-dehydratase, giving the protein MKTIVITGGAGFIGSHVVRLFVNKYPNYKIINLDKLTYAGNLANLRDIENKPNYQFVKMDICDFDAFYKLMQTEHVDGIIHLAAESHVDRSIKDPFTFARTNVMGTLSLLQAAKLYWESLPEKFEGKRFYHISTDEVYGALSMTHPEGIQPPFTTTASSAKHHLAYGEDFFYETTKYNPHSPYSASKASSDHFVRAFHDTYGLPTIVTNCSNNYGPYQFPEKLIPLFINNIRHKKALPVYGKGENVRDWLFVEDHARAIDLIFHKGKIAETYNIGGFNEWKNIDIIKVVIKTVDRLLDRKDGEDLNLITYVTDRLGHDARYAIDSTKLQKELGWEPSLQFEEGIEKTVKWYLENQEWLDNITSGAYEKYYETMYQNK; this is encoded by the coding sequence ATGAAAACGATTGTCATCACTGGCGGCGCGGGCTTTATCGGAAGTCATGTCGTCCGTCTTTTTGTGAATAAATATCCGAATTATAAAATCATCAATTTAGACAAATTAACTTATGCGGGAAATCTCGCCAATTTACGCGATATTGAAAATAAACCGAATTATCAATTCGTGAAAATGGACATTTGCGATTTCGATGCATTTTACAAATTGATGCAAACCGAACATGTTGATGGCATTATTCATTTGGCTGCAGAAAGTCACGTCGATCGTTCCATCAAAGATCCGTTTACATTTGCGCGCACCAATGTGATGGGAACGCTTTCGCTTTTGCAAGCGGCGAAACTTTACTGGGAATCTCTCCCCGAAAAATTTGAAGGAAAACGCTTTTATCATATTTCGACGGATGAAGTTTACGGCGCACTTTCTATGACGCATCCCGAAGGAATTCAGCCGCCGTTTACGACGACTGCGTCGAGCGCAAAACATCATTTGGCTTACGGCGAAGATTTCTTCTACGAAACGACGAAGTATAATCCGCATTCTCCGTATTCCGCATCGAAAGCGAGCTCGGATCATTTTGTCCGCGCTTTCCACGATACATACGGACTTCCGACGATTGTAACAAATTGCAGTAACAATTATGGGCCGTATCAATTCCCCGAAAAATTGATTCCGCTTTTCATCAATAATATCCGTCACAAAAAAGCGTTGCCCGTTTACGGAAAAGGTGAAAATGTCCGCGATTGGCTTTTTGTTGAAGATCACGCGCGGGCGATTGATTTGATTTTCCACAAAGGAAAAATTGCGGAAACTTATAACATCGGCGGCTTTAATGAATGGAAAAATATCGACATTATTAAAGTGGTAATTAAAACGGTGGATCGTCTCCTCGACCGAAAAGATGGCGAAGATTTAAATCTCATCACTTACGTCACCGACCGTTTGGGACACGATGCGCGCTATGCAATCGACAGCACGAAATTGCAAAAAGAACTCGGTTGGGAACCGTCTTTGCAATTTGAAGAAGGCATTGAAAAAACAGTAAAATGGTATTTGGAAAATCAAGAATGGCTGGATAATATTACCAGCGGCGCTTACGAAAAATACTACGAAACGATGTATCAAAACAAGTAA
- the rfbC gene encoding dTDP-4-dehydrorhamnose 3,5-epimerase: MGKFKFISTEIDDVKIIEPTVFGDARGYFMETYSEKEFAENGIAAKFVQDNESRSKKGVLRGLHFQKKNPQGKLVRVIEGEVFDVAVDLRKKSKTFGKWVGVTLSAENKKQFYIPEGFAHGFVVLSETATFVYKCTRFYAPGDEGGLMWNEPQIGIQWPVGNGFTPLLSEKDTKNPTLDKLDWTF, from the coding sequence ATGGGAAAATTCAAATTTATTTCGACAGAAATTGACGATGTAAAAATCATCGAGCCCACAGTTTTCGGCGACGCTCGCGGTTACTTTATGGAAACCTACAGCGAAAAAGAATTTGCAGAAAATGGCATCGCAGCGAAATTTGTACAAGACAACGAATCGCGTTCGAAAAAAGGCGTTCTCCGCGGCTTGCATTTTCAAAAGAAAAATCCGCAAGGAAAACTCGTCCGCGTGATCGAAGGCGAAGTGTTTGATGTCGCCGTCGATTTGCGCAAAAAAAGTAAAACATTTGGAAAATGGGTCGGCGTGACTCTTTCTGCAGAAAACAAAAAGCAATTTTATATTCCCGAAGGCTTTGCGCACGGTTTCGTCGTCCTCAGCGAAACGGCAACTTTTGTTTATAAATGCACGCGTTTCTATGCGCCCGGCGATGAAGGCGGACTCATGTGGAATGAACCGCAAATCGGCATTCAATGGCCGGTAGGAAACGGCTTTACGCCATTACTCAGCGAAAAAGATACGAAGAATCCGACTCTCGATAAATTGGATTGGACTTTTTAA
- a CDS encoding arsenate reductase/protein-tyrosine-phosphatase family protein yields the protein MKKVLVLCTGNVCRSPTAEFLLRQKCGEDVIVQSAGIGALIDSPAETLAQKVAKEHGLDISTHRSRQVTMDMLKWADLVLVMERGQEEWLLSRYPWLKGKIFRYGEPMKVDVPDPHGHLENAFQMAWNYLEKLTPYWVERVEKISKDSSN from the coding sequence ATGAAAAAAGTCTTAGTTCTTTGCACTGGAAATGTTTGCCGCAGCCCGACTGCGGAGTTTTTGCTGCGTCAAAAATGCGGTGAAGATGTCATCGTGCAAAGCGCAGGAATCGGAGCACTCATCGATTCTCCCGCAGAAACGCTTGCGCAAAAAGTTGCTAAGGAACATGGCTTAGATATTTCAACGCATCGTTCGCGGCAAGTGACAATGGATATGCTCAAATGGGCGGATCTTGTTTTGGTAATGGAGCGCGGACAAGAAGAATGGCTCCTTTCGCGTTATCCGTGGTTAAAAGGAAAAATTTTCCGCTACGGTGAACCGATGAAAGTGGATGTTCCCGATCCGCATGGTCATTTGGAAAATGCATTTCAAATGGCGTGGAATTATTTGGAAAAATTAACCCCGTATTGGGTGGAAAGAGTCGAAAAAATCTCAAAAGATTCTTCGAATTGA